The DNA region TAAATGGCTGAGACCACTATATTCAGGACCTTCTGTATAAGCTCCATTTTTTACCGCAATTTCTATTGTGGCTAATGGAACTTTACTATTTTCTATAACAACGACTTGTAGACCATTGGGAAGGCTGTCCCAAAAATACCCTTTAGGTAGGCGTGATTGTGCATAGGCCCCCATTCCAAATAGGAGCAGCCCTAGGGTCAGGGTGAACATTTTCATTTGTTTAGTTTTAATTAAGTGTTTAAATATGCAATAGCTCTATAAAGATAAGTGGAACCTAGCAATAATAAAATTAAATTATAGTTTGGTGTTTTTGTTTGCAATTAAGATGTGGATCACCAAATGCTTATATTTTTAGACTATACAATGCTGATGCTTATCTAGCTTTTACAAATATTTTCAATGAAGTTTCTACAATAATCATAGCATTATTAAATGCTTGGAAAGCAAATGTGAATAGTTTTTGTAAGTGGTGTTCTGGGGTTTAGTGACAATATTTTCATAGCTTATTTATTTTAAAATCAATAAGCTATGACATTTTAGTTAGATGAGATGGGGCGTAGCCAAATTGCTTTTTGAAAGAAAATGAAAAGTGTGACAAGTCCTCAAAACCTAGATCTAAATATATGTCTGAAGGTTTTTCTTGTTTTTTATCTAGCAAAAAATGAGCTTCTTTGAGTCGCATAGTAATTAACCAATGATTGGGCGTATCATTAAATATTTCTTTAAAATCTCTTTTAAAGGCGGATAGACTGCGCCCTGTTAAATAGGCAAATCGTTGTATACTTACATTGAATTTAAAATTTTTAGTCATGAACGCTTCTAAATTTATTTTTTCAGGTTTGCCGAAATCAAAAAGTACTCCTGAAAGCTCGGGTTGTGATTTTAATAAAATCAATAAAAGTTCTTCTCTTTTTAATTCTGCAAATGGCTCTTCAATTTTCCCCAAATGATTATAGAGCGGCATTAGAGATTGGATATAATTCGGTATTAATTCAGTTGGTTTTATTTGAATAAAAACATCATTTGAATTAAACTTAGTAATGTTGGTTTTGTATTTTTCTTGAAATCGTTTAAGAAAGGACGCATCAAATATGACAAATATTTTTTCAAATGCATCATTAATTTTTACCTTATTATAACGTCCTAAACGATTTTTTCGGATGAGACAATAGTCTCCCGAATTTAAAATATGATGTTTGTTACCATCATAACCATGTATAGTTCCCTTTGCTAAATATAAAAAAATATGTTCAGGAATGAATTGTTCTGGTGATATTTCGGGACCTATATAACAAGATTTTATTTCTGTTGCTCTCATTTTACTTCGCTGCTTTTTTTATGTCTTCAACTTCTAAAATAGATTTCGAATATCCTTGGGTTGCAGTATTTATCATGGCTCGCCCTAAAGTTTCTAAACTTATAGAAGGAAATAAAATACTAAGTATAGGATAGAGAAACTTATGAATATAACGATTGTAACCATATAAATGAATTTGCCCTTTTGTGGGTTTCATCAATGCTGGTCTGAAATGAAATGCTTTATTCGCGAATATTTTAGTTAATTCGTTTTCCGTTTTTCCTTTAATTCTTGCCCACATAATTTTCCCTTTTTCAGTATTGTCCGTACTTCTACCAGAGATAAAATTGAAAATAAGGTTTGGATTAATACGTTTCAGGATATTTGCAAAATGAATTGTAGTATCATAAGTCAATTTTTCATAGTCTAACTCTGTCATGCCTGCCGAACTCTTACCTGCACAGTAGAAACATGCATCATAGTCTTTCAAATTGTCAGCATAATTTTCTATCTCCAAAAAATTAGTAATAATTAATTCTTTGAGTTTGGTATTTTGAATGCCACAAGATTTCCGAGAAATGCTTAATATTGTAGATACCTTGCTGCTTTGCAAACATTCCAATAATACTCCTTCTCCGACCATCCCGGTTGCTCCAGTAATTATTACATTCATGGTTATATTATATATTTCCAAATTTACGCATACTTTTAATTGATTCTATAATTGCTTCATGGTTAGTAGCAATAGGTGTCCATCCCAATACTATTTTAGCTTTTTCATTACTAGTATTTCTATTTGTCTTTAGCATAGAGGCAAGGTTCTTTAATTTTGGATTGAATAACCCTCCCAATCTAACCAACCAATCTGGAAGTATCTGTGATGAAGTTTTTGTGGTAATTTCAGGCATATTTTTTTTCAAAAAAATGGCAATTTCTGGGAGCGAAATTTTTCCACCTGCCAATGCTAGAAATCGTTGTCCATTTGCCATTGGATTGGTCATCGCTTTTATATGTAAATCTGCAACATCTCGTACATCAATTACATTCATATACAAGTTAGGAATGGCTTTCATTGTACCATCTAGTAGATTTTTAATTAGTTCAAATCCACTAGACAAATCTTTCCCTAATGCCGGACCAAATATTGCAGTAGGGTTAATTGTAGCAAATTCCATTGTGCCGCCTTCTTTATTTATATATGCCCATGCGGCCTTTTCTGCTAATACTTTTGATTTGTTATAGGAGGATAGACCTTTTTCATTTGGATCAGTCCATTCTTTTTCGGTGATTTCTATATTTGGGTCTTTGTGACTATAACCAATAGCACCGAAATTAGAAGTCATTACGACTCGTTTTACGCCGGCTTTTTTTGCCGCTTTTAATACGCGTAGAGTTCCATCGACCGCAGGACGTATCATCTCATTATCATCTTTCGGTAAGGATAGAAAAATGGGAGAGGCAACATGTAAAACATAGGTACAATTTTGTACAGCTTCGTCCCAATTATCCTCTTTGGTTAAATCCGCTTGTACAAAATTTAGTTTTTCAAATGAATGGATGCCACCATTTTTCAACATTTTGATTACGTCTTCTTTTCTATTCAGATTTCGTATGGTAGTCTTGATATTATATCCTTGTTGTAATAATTGTAAAATACAATGAACACCAACAAAACCGGTTCCTCCTGTTACCAAAACAGTTTCTTTATTATTCATATACTGTAAATTTATAATGCAAAGTTGCATATAAAATTTACTAGTTACTTTGTTAAGAAGTCCAATTTTGTTTTGTTTAAAAGTCCAAAAAAAGCGTGCATTTGCACGCTTTTTTTGGACTTTTAAACAATTATTATTTTAAGAATGATTGATATAAATCTTCATATATTGGAATGATATTATGTACATCAAAATCTTGTGCATGTTTGAATGCATTTTGCTTGTATTTTTTCAATTTCTCTTCGTCGCTTAATATTGCAATGCCTTTTTTTGCAGCATCTTCAACATCGCCTACATTGAATAATTCGCCTGTACGACCAGGAATATTCACTTCCGGCAAACCGCCAGCATTGGTACTCAATACAGGAACACTTGCCGCCATCGCTTCTAGTGCGGCCAAACCAAAACTTTCGTAAGAGGAGGGAAGGACAAATAAGTCGGACACGGCATAGATTTCTTCCATTTGTTCTTGTTTTCCCAAAAAACGGATTTGATCTTGCAAGCCAAATTTTCTTGCTAATTCTTCACAGCATGGTCTTTCTGGTCCGTCGCCCACCATTAATAATTTGGAAGGCACGGCAGGATGTATTTTTTCAAATATTTTAATAACGTCCGTTACGCGTTTTACCTCTCTGAAATTGGATGCATGGATCAGTATTTTTTCGCCATTAGGAGCTAATACTTTTTTAAAAGCATCGACGGGCTTTTTATTGAAACGCTTGACATCTACAAAGTTATAAATGACCTTGATATCTTTTTCTATAGGAAAATATTTGTATGTTTCTTCTCTCAGATTATTAGAAACGGCAGTAATTCCATCGCTTTCGTTGATAGAAAACGTAACTACTGGTTCGTACGTTTTATCTTTTCCTACCAATGTAATATCTGTACCATGCAGAGTTGTGATAAAAGGAACACTTCTGTTTGTGCTTTTTTTGACAATTTGACGCGCCATATATGCCGCTGATGCATGTGGAATAGCGTAATGCACGTGCATCAAATCTAAATGATAATTATTGATAACATCGACCATCGTACTTGCCAATGCCAATTCGTATGGCGGATATTCAAACAGGGGATAATCCGGTACCGGAACTTCGTGATAAAATATATTGGCATTGAAAAGGCTCAATCTCACGGGTTGTCGATAGGTGATAAAATGTACTTCGTGTCCTTTGTCTGCCAAGGCTTTGCCCAATTCTGTTGCCAAAACGCCGCTACCGCCAAATGTAGGATAGCATACGATACCTATGCGCATAAGTTTTTGTTTAATTTTTGACAAATTGCGTGATGATTTTTTCTGCTTCTGCACACGCTTTGTCTAAGTCATCATTTAAAATTACTTTGTCAAATGAACTTTGTAAGGAGATTTCATAAGCCGCTTTGCTCATTCTCGTTTGGATTTTTTCCTCCGATTCTGTTCCTCGTCCGCGCAATCTTTTTTCCAATACTTCTACAGATGGAGGTGCTACGAAAATAGAAAGCGTATTATTCGGATATTCTTGCTGTATATGTATGGCTCCTTTAACGTCGATATCCAAAATCGGCGTTTTACCTTCTGACCAGATGCGCTCGATTTCCGATTTTAAAGTGCCATAATAATTGTCTTTGTACACCATTTCCCATTCCAAAAACTCATCATTTTTTACTTTCGCTCTGAACTCTTCAGGCGACATAAAGTAATAATGAATTCCCTCAATTTCGCCGTTGCGTCTTTCACGTGTAGCTGCAGAAACGGAGAATGCCAACCATTCATTATTTTCCAAAAGATAATAAGCGATGGATGATTTTCCCGCTCCCGATGGCGCTGTAAGTATAATTATTTTTCCTGTGGGCATTTCTTAATATTTTGTAATTTAGATAGTTATGTAAAAAAAATGAACTTATTCGTGCCAGGTTGTTTTTGCTTCACCTGAGCTTAACCTTGTTCCTTCTTTTTCGCTATCAGCATATCCCAAATACAATTGACCAATCACTTGATCTTCTTCTCCTAATTGTAAATAGTCTTTCAAAATAGGAGAAAATGTTAATCCGCCAGTACTCCATAATGCGGCAATCCCTAAAGCTTCCGCACCCAATAAAATATTTTGAACGGCAGCCGCTGCTGCGCAGATTTCTTCCAAAACAGGGATTTTAGGATTGTTGCCTCGTTTCATAATTGCCACGATTACATGAGAAGCGTTTGTAGTATTGCTTTGCAATTTCTGATAAGTTGCTTCCATGAATTTATCTTCTGGCGTATTTTTTTTGTAGAGTTCGGCTTGATCTTGTGCAAATTTTGTTTTGCCTTCTCCCGTGTACACAATAAATCTCCAAGGTTCGGTCATCGCGTGCGTTGGTGCCCAATTCGCCAATTCCAATAAAGATTCAATATCTTTTTTTGCTATGATTTTTCCATTGAGTGTGGCTGGCTTGGTGCTCCTTCTGGCGCGTATATTGTCGGCTATTATTTCAAAATTTTTCATGACGCAAAGATACATTTGTATTTGAAAGTATTGTTTACGAATTACGGATTATTAAACGATTAACATATCTATCAGTCTAAGAGCTATCTTTGAAAAAATTTACGTTTAAATGTTTAAATACCTAATTGTAGTTGTATTGTTTTGTTTTTTAAGTGCTCCTGCATTTTCCCAGACGGATACTATTAGTTATACGCGACAACATGGATTGTTTAATAAATTTGTAAGCGATTCGCAACGTTTTAATTTGCATTTTCAGATGACGTATATTAATCAAACGAAAGAAAAAATGCGTGCGTTGTATAGTGGACCTTATAGTTTGCAAGCAGCAAAAGAAAATCAGAATTCTGTTACCGCAACCGCTTTTTTGGGTGTGAAATTATGGAAAGGTGCAGCGTTTTTTATTAATCCAGAAATTGCCGGTGGTAGTGGATTATCTGGTGCACAAGGTATGGGTGGTGCGCCCAATGGCGAAACTTTTCGTGTGGGAAATCCATCGCCACAGTTGTATTTAGCAAGAGGGTATTTGGAACAAACTATTTCCCTAAATTCCAAAACAGAAGAACAATCTGACGATGAGAATCAATTGGAAGAGCCTGTTCCTGTTAATTATTTGAAATTTACGGTTGGTAAATATTCATTAGCAGATATGTTTGATAATAACGAATATAGTAATACGCCCAGGACACAATTTCTCAACTGGAGTTTAATGAATAATGGGTCTTGGGATTTTGCAGCCAATGTAAGAGGTTATACTTATATCGCAACGGCAGAATTGGATTACGGCTTTTTAAATTACAAATACAGTATTTCCTCTTTACCTGTTGTTGCTAATGGAGCTGAATTAAATACGCATTTGAATCAAGAATTGGCGATGAATGCTCAAATAACAGCAACGTATAATATTAAAAAATATCCTGGGCATGCAAGTGTTTTGTATTTCAATAACAAAGCGGATATGGGTAGTTATCAAGAAGCTATTGATATTGCAAAGGAGACTAATACGACTCCTGATATCATTGCTACAAGACTACGTGGAAGACACAAATATGGATTTGGGTTAAATTTTGATCAGGCCTTACCTAATACATTTGGATTGTTTGGACGGGTAGGATATAATGATGGAAAAAATGAAACTTGGAATTTTACTGAAATAGATAAAACTGCGAGTTTGGGTATTTCCACTACAGGAACCAAATGGTCACGCGCTGAGGATAATATTGGGCTTGCTTTTGTAGCTAATGGACTTTCTGCGGTGCATCGTGAATATTTAGCAATGGGTGGTAATGGATTTATTTTAGGTGATGGAAAATTGAATTATGCACCAGAATGTATAACCGAATTATACTATAGTTTTAAGCCAACATCCAAGCCACTTTGGATCACAGGTGATTATCAATTTGCATTACATCCTGGTTACAATAAAGATCGCGGTCCAGCCAATTTTTTGTCCATTAGAGTGCATACGGAATTTTAAGTGTAGTGATAAATATTAAATAATTAGAAAATTATTCTAAACAAAAATTTTGTTTTACCGCATAAACTACTAGTTTATGCGGTAATTTTTTTAATTTAGCAATAATAGGAGTTTGGATGGGTTTTTAATCGATTCTATAAAACGTTTTATTCCGTCCAAATGCCTTTACATTTTATTTAAATGGAACACTCTACTTAATTATTTCAGCAAAAAATATGTTAGGAAACAGAATTGGAAAAGAAAAATGGAAGCCAGTAACCTTTGATATTGAATTTACCAATAATTGTCGATTTGAAGTTTCCAATTGGGGACGAATAAGAAGTTTTAATAAATTGTCAGATGGACGTATCCTAAATGGGTCTCTAACTGAAGGTTATAAAGTTATACGTTTAAAATTATTTACACCTAGAGATGAAAAAGTTCAATTGAAAATAGACGAATTAAACGCATCTATATCTAAATTATATCTTAAGAAGAGAGAAAAGATTAAGAAGGGTGATCATATTGAAAATATCGAAAAAATAGTTCAACTTATAGATAAAAAGAAAACGGATCTTAGTAAAAGACGCAAGAAAAATTTAAAAGAACGGACAAATTACCGACACTTTTTAATACATAGATTGGTCGCGACTAATTTTTTACCGAAACCCAAAGAAAATCAAGTAGTGGTTGGACATCTTGATTTTGATAAACTAAACAATGCGGTTACGAATCTGAAATGGATGACACTGGAAGAAAATCAGTTACATCAAAATAAAAATCCTAACGTGATTTTCGAAAGAAATAGGCGAAAAAATAATCCAATTATTAGAGAAAAAGGTGCGAAACTTACCTCTACACAAGTCATGCACATCAAGCTCCAACTAAAAAGAGCAAGACCTTTGAAGCAAATCGCAAAACAATATGATATATCTGATATGCAAGTTTGGCGTATTAAAACTGGGGAGAATTGGGCACATGTTACTATCCCAGATTAATAAAATTGAAAACATTTGTATCAAAATAATAAAAAAATGCAAGGTTGAAAACCTTGCATTTTTTTATTATTTGAAAAAGCATTTAAATTATGCTTCTATAGAACTTGCTTTGGATGCAACACGATCTTCTTTATAGGCTCTTGCAGCATCTACGAAACTTACGAATAATGGTGCCGGATGTTCCACTGTACTTTTCAATTCTGGGTGAAATTGTACACCGATAAAGAAAGGATGAGATGGAATTTCGATGATTTCTACCAAACCAGAATGTTCATTTTTACCACTCGCAATCATACCAGCAGCCTCAAATTGAGAAAGATAATCATTGTTAAATTCGTAACGATGACGATGTCTTTCCGAAATTTCTAATTTGCCATAAATCTTTTCAGCTAATGAACCAGGCATAATTTCGCAAGGGTAGGAGCCAAGACGCATTGTGCCTCCCATCATTTTGATTTTCTTTTGCTCTTCCATCATATTGATCACTGGATAAGGCGTATTCGCGTCCATTTCGATAGAATGTGCTTTTTTCAATCCCAATACGTTGCGTGCAAATTCAATTACTGCCATTTGCATACCTAAACAAATACCGAAGAATGGTATACCATTTTCACGTGCATAACGAATTGCTTCGATTTTTCCTTCAATACCTCTAGACCCAAAACCTGGAGCAACTAACATACCATCCAAACCACTTAATTTTTCGGGTACATTTTCAGGCGTTAGGAATTCACTATGAATATTAACCACTTTTACCTTGACTTCATTCACCGCACCTGCGTGAATAAAACTTTCCAAAATGGATTTGTACGCATCTTGAAGTTCAATATATTTTCCAACCAAACCAATCGTTACTTGGCTTTTTGGATATTTCAATTTGTCCAAAAATCCTTTCCATTGTGTCAAGTCCGGTTCTGGATAATTGGTGATATTTAATTTTTTCAAAGTGATTACATCTAATTTTTCACGAAGCATATTTAATGGCACTTCGTATATTGTAGATGCATCCATGGACTCAATAACAGCTTCTTGTTTTACATTACAGAATTGCGCTATTTTTCTACGAATATCATAGCCAATGGATTCTTCAGCACGGCAAACGATGATGTCTGGATGTACCCCATTTTCGCTCATCATACGCACGCTGTGTTGGGTAGGTTTGGTTTTTAATTCTTTCGCTGCGCGCAAATAAGGAACCAATGTCAAGTGAATCACACATACATCTTCTTCTGGTAATTCCCATTGTAATTGACGTACCGCTTCTACGAAGGGCAAACTTTCAATATCGCCAATCGTGCCACCCAATTCGGTAATGACGATATCATATTTATCATCTTTACCTAAAAGCAACATTCTTCTTTTGATTTCGTCCGTGATATGTGGTACAATCTGAACAGTTTTACCCAAATAGGCACCTTCGCGCTCTTTGTTGATAACGGTTTGATAGATTCTACCAGTTGTAACGTTGTTGGCTTGAGATGTATCTACACTCAAAAAACGCTCGTAGTGTCCAAGGTCCAAATCGGTCTCTGCTCCATCTTCAGTAACAAAACATTCTCCATGTTCGTATGGGTTGAGTGTACCTGGATCCACATTGATATATGGATCAAATTTTTGAATTGTAACTTTAAAACCACGCGCTTGTAACAATTTAGCAAGAGACGCGGCAACAATTCCTTTTCCTAAACTACTTGTTACACCACCGGTAACGAAAACATGTTTTGCCATAATATTTATATAAAAATAAAGCCCCTACATAAGATGATATGAATCGACCCTAAGTAAAAGACAATTATTAAATGAAATGAAATATAAAAACTTATTGACCTACACCATGCTAACAATGCTGTTGTTATACGATTTCCGTTGGTGGTTTAATTTTGAGAGGTCATGCAAAGTTATGACTATTTTTAATTAGAAAAAATTTTTATAGTTTGGGTTTAGAATTTTATCAAATGCATTTACAAAAATTAGAATGGTTTTTAAACTGGAATTCTAAGACTTAAAGAAAATTTAATTTCTAGGTAGAACTTTTAATAAATAAAAATTTAGGACAATTGCGCATGTTTCGGATTTTATAGCAGAGAAAGAGTGCAGATATTTGCATTATAAGTTGGAATATATGAACACGCAAAATCAAATACATTATGATCGCATCGCAGAAGCTATTGAATATATTAAGCAAAATTTTAAACGACAGCCCAATCTAGAGGAAGTTGCGGCACAAATACACTTGAGTCCAGCACATTTTCAACGATTATTTACAGAATGGGCAGGTACGAGTCCGAAAAAGTTTTTGCAATATATAAGCGTGGAACACGCCAAAAAATTGCTCCAACAAGAACAAGCAACTTTATTTGACACGGCATTTGAAACGGGATTGTCTAGCACGAGTCGTTTACATGATTTATTTGTCAATATTGAAGGCATGACACCGGCTGAATATAAAAATGGAGGTCGAGATCTAGCCATCAATTACAATTTTGCAGAAAGTCCATTTGGTTCTTTAATAATAGCATCCACCACAAAAGGTGTTTGTTATATGGCATTTGAAAATAATGAGGAAATTGCCCAACAGACTTTATTCGCAAAATTTCCAAATGCTTTATTTCAACTTAAAACGGATACATTTCAACAAAATGCGTTATTTATTTTTCAAAATGATTGGACCAAATTACCGGAAATTAAATTACATCTGAAAGGAACCGATTTTCAATTAAAAGTGTGGGAATCTTTGTTGAAAATTTCCATGGGTAAATTGTCCACCTATGGCAATATCGCAGAAGAAATAGGTAATCCCAAAGCCTCTCGAGCGGTAGGTACAGCCATTGGTAGCAATCCTGTAGCATTTCTGATTCCGTGCCATCGTGTAATTCAATCTTCTGGAAATTTCGGTGGGTATATGTGGGGAAATACACGCAAAACGGCGATTATTGGTTGGGAGATTGCGAAATCGAAAGTTGAAATCTAAAAATATTCATATGCTTAAGCATTTAGAACTTAGAAATAAAGAGGTACATCGTAAAATCCGAAAAAATGAAATCACTTTTGGTGGCAACCGAAAATTAAAAATTTACGGATGGTTATCTTGCAAGTCGGGCAAAAGAATGAAAAAAGAAAATCGTATTTTCTTTGCAACAGAACAAGAAGCTACGCAAAACAATTACCGTCCTTGTGGGCATTGCATGAAAAGAGAATATATAAAATGGAAAAATGGACTTATTTAACTTCGAAATAGATAAAACAAAGAACTGGTTACCAAAAGATGGAACCGTGCATTATTATGGTAAACTTTTAACAAAGGAAAAAGCGGATTTTTACTTTCAAAATTTACTAGAAACAATTGAATGGCGAAATGATGAAGCGGTTATTTTTGGAAAGAAAATTTTGACTAAAAGGAAAGTCGCTTGGTACGGTGAAAAACCATTTGAATACACGTATTCTAATATAACAAAGCACGCGTTACTGTGGACAAAAGAGTTATTGGAATTAAAAGCAATCATCGAAAAAGAAACGGGTGAAACCTTTAATTCTTGTTTGTTGAATTTGTATCACAGTGGCGAAGAGGGAATGGCATGGCACAGTGATGGAGAAACCGATTTGAAAAAAGATGGAGCGATTGGTTCTTTGAGTTTTGGTGCAGAGAGAAAATTTGCATTTAAACACAAATTAACAAAAGAAAAAGTCGAACTGATTTTGGAAGATGGAAGTTTGCTCGTAATGAAAGATACTACTCAGACGTATTGGTTACATAGACTGCCGCCAACAAAGAAAATTATGACTCCAAGAGTCAATCTCACTTTTCGAACAATTGTAGATTGAAAAAACGGCATTTGTGTATTCAAATGCCGTCCTAATAATATTATGCGATGGCTTCAGAAAGATCATCTACCGTAATGTCAAAATGGTCTGCATCGTAACTTGCCTTACCATCTTTGATTACGATCACTTGTGGCGATTCATGTTCGATACCATAGATTTCTGGTATTTTATTGGAGATGTCTCTGTAGGTAATTAAGTCCAAATAGTAATAATCTGCGTCCGGCAGATTGTCAGATTTTTCAACTCTATTCCAAGCTGTTTTACTGATGCTACAACGCGTGCTATGTTTGAATATCACCTGTGGTTTTACAGCGGAATTTTTATTTATCTCTTCCAATTGTGCTTCTTCTGTAAGATTAATCCAATTCATTTATCTAAATTTTTATGTAAGCAAAGGTAAAAATTATCCAAGATTTATCCTAAAGTCTCTATTTGAATAGAAAAATATTGTGCTAATTCATTCATTTACTTAACCTTTGCAAGGAGTAATCGAAATTTACATGAAAATCCATTTTATATCTATTGGAGGCAGTGTCATGCATCAGTTGGCAATTGCTTTAAAAAGAAAAGGATACCAAGTTACAGGTTCGGATGATGAAATATTTGAACCTGCAAAATCCAATCTTTTGAATGAAGGAATTTTACCTAAAGAAATTGGTTGGAATCCTGCAAATATTACAGCAGATTTGGATGCAGTAATTTTGGGTATGCACGCACGCGAAGACAATCCAGAATTGATCAAAGCAAAAGAATTAGGTTTAAAAATCTATTCTTTCCCAGAATATATATACGAAGAAAGTAAGGATAAAAAACGTGTTGTCGTTGGTGGTAGTCATGGTAAAACGACAACGACAGCGATGATTATGCACGTGCTTCGTCATTTGCATAAAGATTTCGACTATATGGTCGGTGCCAAATTGGAAGGATTTGACCAAAGTGTCAATATCACAGACGCGCCGGTGATTGTATGCGAAGGAGACGAATATCCTGCAAGTACCTTAAATAAACATCCGAAATTTCATTTTCTCTTCCCACACATCGCTGTAATTACTGGGATTGCTTGGGATCATATTAATGTATTTCCAACTTTCGAAATCTATTTGGAACAATTTAGAATCTATATAGATAAGATTGAAAAAGGTGGTATATTGATATATAATACGGCGGATGAAACGCTGAAAAAATTAGTTGAGGAGCATCATCGCACAGATATTCGCTATCAACCGTACCATATTCCTACGCATCATATTGACAACGGAATTACCTACGTAAATATCGATGGCGTAGAAAAAGAATTGAGCGTTTTTGGCAATCATAATTTGCTTAATTTGTACGCGGCATGGTATGTATCTAAAGAATTAGGAATTACGATTTCCGACTTTTTAGATGCAATTAGTTCGTTTACAGGCGCTTCCAAACGTTTGGAATTAATAGCACACAATGCTAATACCAATGTTTATCGTGATTTTGCACATGCGCCGAGCAAAGTAAAAGCGTCGATGCAAGCGGTAAAAGATCAATTTCCCAATAGAAAATTGGTCGCAGTTTTAGAATTGCACACGTATAGCAGTTTGAATGAAGCATTTTTGGTTCAATATCAAGGTGCTTTGGATAAAGCGGATGAAGCAGTTGTTTTTTACGCAAAACACGCGCTTGCGATCAAGCATATGCCTGATTTGCCTAAAGAAAAAGTTTGGGAAGGATTTGGAAGTAATAAAAATGTAACTGTTTTGAATGATAAAGCAGATTTAGATGCATGGTTACACCAACACATTTATCAAAATGCCAATTTGCTTTTGATGAGTAGTGGTGACTATGATGGATTAGATATAAAGGCATTTGCCAACGAAATAACGAAGTAGGAAAGTTGTTAGAAGA from Rhizosphaericola mali includes:
- a CDS encoding NAD-dependent epimerase/dehydratase family protein; translated protein: MNVIITGATGMVGEGVLLECLQSSKVSTILSISRKSCGIQNTKLKELIITNFLEIENYADNLKDYDACFYCAGKSSAGMTELDYEKLTYDTTIHFANILKRINPNLIFNFISGRSTDNTEKGKIMWARIKGKTENELTKIFANKAFHFRPALMKPTKGQIHLYGYNRYIHKFLYPILSILFPSISLETLGRAMINTATQGYSKSILEVEDIKKAAK
- the bshA gene encoding N-acetyl-alpha-D-glucosaminyl L-malate synthase BshA, giving the protein MRIGIVCYPTFGGSGVLATELGKALADKGHEVHFITYRQPVRLSLFNANIFYHEVPVPDYPLFEYPPYELALASTMVDVINNYHLDLMHVHYAIPHASAAYMARQIVKKSTNRSVPFITTLHGTDITLVGKDKTYEPVVTFSINESDGITAVSNNLREETYKYFPIEKDIKVIYNFVDVKRFNKKPVDAFKKVLAPNGEKILIHASNFREVKRVTDVIKIFEKIHPAVPSKLLMVGDGPERPCCEELARKFGLQDQIRFLGKQEQMEEIYAVSDLFVLPSSYESFGLAALEAMAASVPVLSTNAGGLPEVNIPGRTGELFNVGDVEDAAKKGIAILSDEEKLKKYKQNAFKHAQDFDVHNIIPIYEDLYQSFLK
- a CDS encoding nitroreductase family protein; amino-acid sequence: MKNFEIIADNIRARRSTKPATLNGKIIAKKDIESLLELANWAPTHAMTEPWRFIVYTGEGKTKFAQDQAELYKKNTPEDKFMEATYQKLQSNTTNASHVIVAIMKRGNNPKIPVLEEICAAAAAVQNILLGAEALGIAALWSTGGLTFSPILKDYLQLGEEDQVIGQLYLGYADSEKEGTRLSSGEAKTTWHE
- the gmk gene encoding guanylate kinase; this encodes MPTGKIIILTAPSGAGKSSIAYYLLENNEWLAFSVSAATRERRNGEIEGIHYYFMSPEEFRAKVKNDEFLEWEMVYKDNYYGTLKSEIERIWSEGKTPILDIDVKGAIHIQQEYPNNTLSIFVAPPSVEVLEKRLRGRGTESEEKIQTRMSKAAYEISLQSSFDKVILNDDLDKACAEAEKIITQFVKN
- a CDS encoding helix-turn-helix domain-containing protein codes for the protein MRATEIKSCYIGPEISPEQFIPEHIFLYLAKGTIHGYDGNKHHILNSGDYCLIRKNRLGRYNKVKINDAFEKIFVIFDASFLKRFQEKYKTNITKFNSNDVFIQIKPTELIPNYIQSLMPLYNHLGKIEEPFAELKREELLLILLKSQPELSGVLFDFGKPEKINLEAFMTKNFKFNVSIQRFAYLTGRSLSAFKRDFKEIFNDTPNHWLITMRLKEAHFLLDKKQEKPSDIYLDLGFEDLSHFSFSFKKQFGYAPSHLTKMS
- a CDS encoding SDR family oxidoreductase, with amino-acid sequence MNNKETVLVTGGTGFVGVHCILQLLQQGYNIKTTIRNLNRKEDVIKMLKNGGIHSFEKLNFVQADLTKEDNWDEAVQNCTYVLHVASPIFLSLPKDDNEMIRPAVDGTLRVLKAAKKAGVKRVVMTSNFGAIGYSHKDPNIEITEKEWTDPNEKGLSSYNKSKVLAEKAAWAYINKEGGTMEFATINPTAIFGPALGKDLSSGFELIKNLLDGTMKAIPNLYMNVIDVRDVADLHIKAMTNPMANGQRFLALAGGKISLPEIAIFLKKNMPEITTKTSSQILPDWLVRLGGLFNPKLKNLASMLKTNRNTSNEKAKIVLGWTPIATNHEAIIESIKSMRKFGNI
- a CDS encoding carbohydrate porin, whose product is MFKYLIVVVLFCFLSAPAFSQTDTISYTRQHGLFNKFVSDSQRFNLHFQMTYINQTKEKMRALYSGPYSLQAAKENQNSVTATAFLGVKLWKGAAFFINPEIAGGSGLSGAQGMGGAPNGETFRVGNPSPQLYLARGYLEQTISLNSKTEEQSDDENQLEEPVPVNYLKFTVGKYSLADMFDNNEYSNTPRTQFLNWSLMNNGSWDFAANVRGYTYIATAELDYGFLNYKYSISSLPVVANGAELNTHLNQELAMNAQITATYNIKKYPGHASVLYFNNKADMGSYQEAIDIAKETNTTPDIIATRLRGRHKYGFGLNFDQALPNTFGLFGRVGYNDGKNETWNFTEIDKTASLGISTTGTKWSRAEDNIGLAFVANGLSAVHREYLAMGGNGFILGDGKLNYAPECITELYYSFKPTSKPLWITGDYQFALHPGYNKDRGPANFLSIRVHTEF